The following proteins are co-located in the Imtechella halotolerans genome:
- a CDS encoding cation diffusion facilitator family transporter — translation MMQKHPSHSHSHNHRTPQAKNLLISIILNLGITIAQAVGGIVSGSLALLSDALHNFTDVISLVISYIAHLLSRKKASTLKTFGYKRAEIIAAFVNASTLIVIAILLMIEAVKRFFEPQEIESSLVIWLSVLGITFNGLSVWILKNDADKSINMKSAYIHLLTDMLASVAVLVGGLLMLWYKIYWIDSVLTFVISIYLLFVGYDLLRKSTRMLMLFTPDHLDIKKIVREVHKIPMVKKLHHIHVWCLNDDELHLEAHLDCEKDITLSQFNELLAKIEKVLHDKFDINHVNIQPEYKKEEDSKDFIVQD, via the coding sequence ATAGCCATTCACATAATCATAGAACTCCGCAAGCTAAGAACTTACTTATCTCTATTATTTTAAATTTAGGGATTACAATAGCTCAAGCAGTAGGTGGTATAGTCTCTGGAAGCTTAGCCTTGCTTTCAGATGCATTACATAATTTTACCGATGTTATTTCATTGGTAATAAGTTATATTGCCCATTTACTATCTCGAAAAAAAGCATCAACTCTTAAAACTTTTGGATATAAGAGAGCAGAAATTATTGCTGCATTTGTGAATGCTTCTACTCTTATTGTAATTGCCATTTTGTTAATGATTGAAGCCGTAAAACGTTTTTTTGAACCTCAAGAAATTGAATCATCTTTGGTAATATGGCTATCAGTATTAGGAATTACCTTTAATGGATTAAGTGTTTGGATTCTCAAAAATGACGCTGATAAAAGTATTAATATGAAATCAGCGTATATTCATTTATTAACAGATATGTTGGCTAGTGTGGCGGTTCTAGTGGGTGGATTACTAATGTTGTGGTATAAAATTTATTGGATTGATAGTGTACTAACTTTTGTGATATCTATTTATCTGCTTTTTGTGGGATATGATTTATTGAGGAAATCTACTAGGATGTTGATGCTTTTTACTCCAGATCATCTAGATATAAAGAAGATCGTAAGAGAAGTACACAAGATACCAATGGTGAAAAAACTTCACCATATTCATGTATGGTGTTTAAATGATGATGAATTACATTTAGAAGCCCATCTTGACTGTGAAAAAGATATTACGCTATCACAGTTTAATGAATTACTAGCTAAAATTGAAAAAGTATTACATGATAAATTTGATATCAATCATGTAAATATTCAACCGGAGTATAAAAAGGAGGAGGATTCCAAAGATTTTATAGTTCAGGATTAA